ATTTTCTTCTAAAAGGAATGCATAATTGGAAGTATTTACTCCTGCCCCACCCATAAGCGAAAGGGATAAAGGCATTTTCCCATCCTGTGTCTGATTCAGAATATGATACCTTCCATACAAATTATATATTTTGTCCCTACTTTGTCTGGCGGCAGCCAATGAAAACTTATTGCTAAATGCATATTCAAAGCTGAACTGAATATTTGCCCCGTTGTCGAGTCCCCATAGATTCTGTACGCCACCATTAAGTGTACCAAAGGTATGCATGATAGCAAAATGCAGCGTTTTTTTATCCAATGGCTCCACGGTAAGTAAATTGATATGCCTTGGAGCATGAAATATCAATTCGACTTCCTGAGACGCAGTTGCTAATTTTCTCTCCAATTGAGCCATGGAATAAAAAGGAATCATACTTACAAGTAGGATAATCAATAGCTTTTTCATATTGCTAGAATGTAAAGAGGGCTAAACGGTTATTTTTTCAATTGAGCATTTATCGTGATAATCTGTTCCTCTGCCAGTTCATAGAAAACTATTGTAGGGATGGAAATTTGATAATCACTGAGCAGAATTTTGAAAGTAGCATCCAACTGAATGGAATTTTCATCTGATAAAGTGAGCATTCCAGGGACTTCAATTTCTCTTTCTATTCCATGTATTTTAAACTTACCGGTTGCAGTCACTTTGATGGATTGACCTTTGGTCAGCTCAACAGGGCTGTTGATTTGCCCGGTGAATTCCGCAAAGGGGAATTTTTTTGTTTCCAGGTAGTTTTCGCGCATATGTCTGTCCCTAAGTCCAATACCTGTTTTTAGTGTATTCAGGTCAATGAAAAAATCCAAAAGATTTTTTTCCAGATCGATCAATCCATTGAGATCTGAGGACTTTCCTGTAAACTCACTTAAAGATGCTTTGGAAAGAAATTCAACATTTCCTTTTTCGGTTTTAAAAGATTGGGCATGGGTTTTCCCAAAAACAGTCAAAACTATAAAAATCGAAAATGAAATCAGCCAACGTCCCATCAGCTCAGATCCACTGTCAGGACATTATTGCTCACCGAAGCAGGATAAGTTCTCAAAGGCTGTGTTGCAGGTCCATTGACCACTGAACCATTGGTATTGAATCTTGAACCATGACAGGTACAAGTGAACACATTATTATTGAAAGTCCAGTTTCTATCACATTGGGTGTGCGTACAAACAGAAGTAAGCGCATTGTAATTGTTATTGCCCAGATTTACAATCAACACCCTTGCGGAAGTGACCAAGGTCCAGCCACCTGCAGCCGCAAGCGCAGAGGCAACTGCCAAGTCTACCGTTATAGCATTTGGAGACACGGTTATTCCTGAGTTATTGGCGGGCGGATTATTTGATCCCCCGGTATTTGGGTCAGGATCATCTGTGGAGCAGCTGGTAAAAAATGCTACTCCGAACATGGACATGACTGCCATAGAACCGGATTTTTTGAGGAAATCTCTTCTGGCTTCAGAAAGCGATCCTGATTTGATGTTGGTTGTTGTTTTCATAATTTGACATACAGTTTAGATAAAGTGGTTGGATTTCAAAATTTTCAAATCACAGAAAAGTAACAGACATTTTACTGGTTTGTTTTAAAGTCTATTTAATTTTAAAAAACAATCCTCAAACTTAATGCTAAAAAAAAATCAAGTATGCAATTGGTTAAAATTTTTTTCGATTCAATATTTCACTTAAAATAACAGCGTCTTTGATGGTTGCCGGATTACTTAGCATTTCAGCATAGCGGCTTTTTGTTTCTGTAGTTGTGAATCTTTCGGATTTAAGATTTGACTTGATACCTTCTACAGATGCCGTTAGACTCACCTGTTCATCCAATGTTTTCATTTTGGGTTTTACTATTTCGGCACCTGTTCCTTCATAATCCCCATAGGCTTTGGAACGGGGCCTGTCTCCTCTCATGATATCTCTTTGAGGTTCGAATTCTCTTGATACAGGCGACTGGCTTGGAATAGGTTTGGTTTGGGCAGATGTCCCTTGGCCCGTTTGGGGAAGTGTTTTTTCCCTTTGTTGTTGTCCCGACCTGATTTCTTTCAATAGATCTTCAAATGAAACCGGTTTTCTTTCAGGTTGATTATCAGAAGGCAAATTATCCGGACCCTCTAAGTCTTGTGGCTTTTGTCCTTTTTTGACAGCTGTGTATATAAAGTAGATAATGATTGCGATTATATATATAATATTGCCTGCGTCCACGGTATGTTTATTTTTACGATTCCAATATAGGTAAAAATAGTGATTTTAGATTTTAGAATGTAGATTTTAGATTTAGAAAAGCACGTTCTGAATGACAAAGCCCTTGTCTCAACTCAAGGCCCATCTTTGTACTTGGTACATGGTACTTGGTTCATTGTACTTGGTACTTGGTACACTCTCCCCTCAAACTTCCCTCCATCCTTGCTTAATTTGCGAATTAAAGTAATTTTGTCTGGTAATCATTTTCAACCATTACAGGATGCTGCTGAGTAAGCTGGAGATTAAAGGATTTAAAAGTTTTGGTGACCGCATGGTCATTCATTTTGACAAGGGAATTACAGGTGTGGTTGGTCCAAACGGCTGTGGAAAATCCAATGTGGTAGATGCTATACGTTGGGTTTTGGGCGAACAAAAATCCCGGATGCTCCGATCTGACAAAATGGAAAATGTGATCTTCAACGGCACAAAAAACCGAAAACCCACCAATTTGGCGGAAGTTTCCCTGACTTTTGAGAATACTAAAAATCTTCTTCCCACAGAATACACCCATGTGACTATTACCCGCAGGTATTACAGGAGTGGAGAAAGTGAATATTTACTGAATGGGGTTACCTGCAGGCTGAAGGATATTACCAATCTTTTTATGGATACCGGAATAAATTCCAATAGCTATGCCATCATAGAGTTGAAAATGATCGATGAGTTGCTCAATGACAAAAACAATTCACGGCGGGATTTATTCGAAGAAGCTGCAGGGATTTCTAAGTTTAAAAGCCGAAAAAAAGAGACCTTGCGTAAGTTGGAAGATACAGATGCAGATTTGGAGCGTGTGGAAGATGTACTTTTTGAAATAGAGAAAAATCTTAAAAGTCTTGAAAAACAGGCCAGACAAACGGCTAAATATTTTGAAATCAAGCAGGAGTATAAAGAAGTCAGCATCAATCTGGCCAAGAAATCTGTCCAAAAGCACAGTGATTCCCTGATTTCAATCCATAAAAAAATCCAGGAAGAGTCAGATCAAAAGCTGGCGGTCAATGCAAAAATTGCAGATAAAGAGTCATTTTTGGAACAAACCAAGGCAGAATTGATCCTGAAAGAAAAGCTCCTTTCATCACGCCAAAAGTCACTCAATGAACATGTCAATAAAATCCGACAGTTTGAAAGCGATAAGAAAATCAAAAATGAAAGACTGAGGTTTTTGGAAGACAGGTCCCAAAAACTCAGGGAACAGATAGACACTGACCGTAAATCCAATGACAGGGCCGGTTTCAGTATACGTTCACTGGAACAGGAAAAGGAAACTGCGGCCAAATTATTGGCAGAAAAAGAATTTACTGTTGAGGAATTGCGGCGGGATTATGAAGCTCAAAAATTTCAACAATCGGCTACCCAAGAAAAACAGAAGGTACTTTCCAGAGACTTTTCTTTATCCAAAGACAAGGTTTACCAGCTTTCAAAAGATCAGGAAATCAAGCAGATACAACTTTCAACTCTAAAACAGGAGTTGGAAAAGACTGCTTCTGATGATAACAATCAGGAAGCAAGTCTGTTGGATTTTGAAGACAAGTTGGTCACACTTCGGG
This window of the Aquiflexum balticum DSM 16537 genome carries:
- a CDS encoding DUF5777 family beta-barrel protein; amino-acid sequence: MKKLLIILLVSMIPFYSMAQLERKLATASQEVELIFHAPRHINLLTVEPLDKKTLHFAIMHTFGTLNGGVQNLWGLDNGANIQFSFEYAFSNKFSLAAARQSRDKIYNLYGRYHILNQTQDGKMPLSLSLMGGAGVNTSNYAFLLEENPNFAERSSFAFQVMAARKFTDRLSVQLTPMMAYFVDPNPIFLIEGDQNLYLALGFSGKYKITGKSSLTLQWIPNLNNDLRNNLGVGIDLEAGGHVFQMYFVTSQALNEQYLLAGGNGVPGEEFRLGFNVNRVFATGRKKK
- a CDS encoding YceI family protein, which codes for MGRWLISFSIFIVLTVFGKTHAQSFKTEKGNVEFLSKASLSEFTGKSSDLNGLIDLEKNLLDFFIDLNTLKTGIGLRDRHMRENYLETKKFPFAEFTGQINSPVELTKGQSIKVTATGKFKIHGIEREIEVPGMLTLSDENSIQLDATFKILLSDYQISIPTIVFYELAEEQIITINAQLKK
- a CDS encoding QcrA and Rieske domain-containing protein, with product MKTTTNIKSGSLSEARRDFLKKSGSMAVMSMFGVAFFTSCSTDDPDPNTGGSNNPPANNSGITVSPNAITVDLAVASALAAAGGWTLVTSARVLIVNLGNNNYNALTSVCTHTQCDRNWTFNNNVFTCTCHGSRFNTNGSVVNGPATQPLRTYPASVSNNVLTVDLS